The genomic DNA GATGGTGTCGCGGCGGCCGATCACCACGATCCCCGAGCGGCCCAGCTCCGACGGCGCCAGCTTGCGCATCTGCGTCTGGGCCCGCAGTGCGTGTGCGGGTAGGTGCACCGAACGCAGGAGATCACCCGCGCTCAGCACATTGGTGGAATCACCGGTGACGAAGTCGGTGATCGCAACTCGGTACTGCGATCCGTCGGCCCGCCAGACGGTCACGGTGCCGTCGAGCGCCGAGAGCAGCGAGATGATGGCCCCCGCCGGGAACGAGAGACAGACGTTGCCCCCGACGGTTGCGGTGTGCCAGATCTTGAACGACATGAGCAACGCCTCGCAGCACTGCCGCAGCAGCGGGGCGGCCCGCCACTGCGGACACAGCGTCGGGAGTTCGTCGGACAGTGCCGCCACCTGCTCGATGGTGCAGGTGGCGGCAATCTCCAGTTCGTCGCGCCCGATCACCCACGGCTGCCAGTCCAGTCCGGTGATGTCCACCAGTCGCCGCAGCTGAGTCTGCGGCTCGGAGAACAACCACGTGCCGCCCGCCAGCACCGCATCGTGGGGCCCGAGAGGCCAGACATCATCGCGGCTGGTCGCGATGTCGACGACCTCGACGGTGTGCAGGTCCATTCCGTCACGCTAGTCAAGCGGGCACCGCGGCGCAGCGCGGCGAGAAGGGGCCACTGCAGCGGGAAATGCATGAATTACGTCGCAATTACAGCACCGACACGGAAACAATTCGATAAATTTGTGTCCGAACGTTTTGGGTTCCGAACAGGCGGGTACAGGGGAGCACCCGGAAAGGAACGACATGGCGGTCACGCGCAGGTCAGAGGCACAGTTGAGTGCCGATCCCCGCACCGATGACGTGCGCGGCCACACCGGTGGGGGTAAGACTCGCAGCCCTGCCGACGCGGTGCGGTTCACCGTGGCTGTCGCCGTGGCCGGACTCGCCTTCCTCATCATGGCGGCCCTGTGGGTCGGTACGTGTATCGAGTCGATGGACGTCGACACCGTTGCCTGCGGCGTACCGCAGCGCACGTTTCTCGGTGTCGGTGCCCCGATCATCCTGCTCGGCGGCGCGGTCTGGGCATTCGTCTGCACCTATCGCGCCTGGCGAGAGGACAGCGGAGAACGCTTCTGGGCATGGCAGGGCGCGGGGTGGTTCCTGGCCACCGCATTCCTGATCACCCTGGCGATGGGATTCCCGGCGCTCGCCTGGTAGGCACGGCGCAGTGGGAGAGGCGTCAGCGCCGCTCCTCGTCCGGATCCAGCTCGTCCAGGGCCTGCCGCTGTTCTTGCCAGTCCCCGGGGTCGCTCTCCAGTGGCGGGGCGCCGTCCGGACCGTCGGCAGGTGCCGGGTCGGCCACCGGCTGCTGTTGTTCCATGGCATCGTCGATCGGTACGTCATCGGAAAAGGGACCAGACATGCGACGGTAGTTACCCGTGTGACCGTCCGCGAAAACGGTGCCCGCCGACTCGGGGAACTCTGGAGCCGATGCGGGGGCCGGCGAGACCGTCCACCCGCGGTTGATACCCCGGCGCAGGGCGTCCACACACGTCCGTTGCCATGTCACATCGGAGTTTGGCAGCGCCGTTGCGGGGGGTACGACTGCGGTCACCATTTACATCGAGACGGCCGTCGACACCACAGAACGGGGAAGGGTGGAGCCATGGTTAGTTGGTCTGCCAGCTGGGGTAGTCTCGGTGCGATATTGCCGGGAGGCCATTACATGTTCGAGTCCGAAAGTTCCGACACCGCGAGCGTTCGCAGCCCCAAGGCTGTGGAGTTGCGCATCGATGCGCAGCTGGAGAACCTCGCCGTGGTGCGAACCGTCATCGGGGCGATCGGGACTTTCGAGGACCTGGATCTGGATGCGGTGGCCGATCTGCGGCTGGCGGTGGACGAGGCCTGCACGCGGCTGATCAAGTCGGCCGCCAAGGACGCCACGCTGGTCCTGGTGATCGACCCCCGCCCCAACGAACTGGTCATCGACGTGTCGACGTCCTCGACCACAGAGGACGTCCTGACGCCTGGCAGCTTCAGCTGGCACGTCCTGACCTCCCTCACTGATGATGTCAGCACGTTCCGCAACGGATCGGATGTCGACGGGCTCGGACCGGTGTTCGGCATCTCGTTGACGACGAGGCGAGTGAGCCCAGCACGGTGACCCCGCCAGGTTCGCAGGGGTCGGCCTCGCGTACCGGAGCTTCGCGTTCGAGTTCTGAATACGCCGATGTGCCGGACATGTTCCGTGAGTTGGCCGAGCTGCCACCGGATTCCAGGCAGTTTCAGCGGCAGCGCGACCGCATCGTGGAACGCTGCCTGCCCCTGGCCGATCACATCGCCCGCCGTTTCGACGGCCGCGGCGAACCCCGCGACGACCTCGTCCAGGTGGCCCGGGTGGGTCTGGTCAACGCCGTCATCCGGTTCGACGTCAATGCCGGCTCGGACTTCGTGTCGTTCGCGGTCCCCACGATCATGGGTGAGGTGCGACGGCACTTCCGCGACAACAGCTGGTCGGTGAAGGTACCTCGCCGACTGAAGGAACTGCATTTGCGCCTGGGCAGCGCCACCGCCGAGCTGTCCCAGCGGCTCGGTCGCGCCCCCACTCCCACCGAGCTCGCCGAGGAACTCGGTATGGATCGCGACGAGGTGGTCGAGGGCCTGGTCGCAGGCAGCTCCTACAACACCCTGTCGATCGACAGTGGCGGCAGCGGCAACGAAGATGCCCCCGCCATCGCCGATACTCTCGGCGACGTCGACCTGACCCTCGACCAGATCGAGAATCGCGAGGCGCTGCGGCCGCTGCTGGAGTCACTCCCCGAACGGGAACGCACCGTGGTCGTCTTGCGCTTCTTCGAATCGCTGACCCAGACCCAGATCGCCGAACGCATCGGCGTTTCGCAGATGCATGTGTCGCGTCTGCTGGCCCGGGCGCTGACCCGGCTGCGCGATCAGCTCGAGTGAGTGGTCACCACTGGCAGGGTGCGGTCCGGATCGCAGATCCGCAGCACCCGCGCCACTGGCTCGCTGGCTGATACCGTCCATCGGATCCCGGCCGCGGCGCAGCCGACGTTGACCATGTGCAGCGCCGAGAAGCCGGCGGTCCCGAAGAACTGCAACGTGCTCAGGTCGACGTGCAACGCCCGGCCGGGGCGCAGGTGCGCGGTGACGAATCGGCCGAAGTCTTCGGCGTTGGCCGCGTCCAGGTCGCCGGCGAGGGTGATCGTCACATGGTCGTCGTGCCACGCCACCACAGCGCGTTCGAAAGTCGTGGAAATGGGTTTGGTGGACATCGTGACCCCCATCAATCGCTGCGAAAGCTCGCGGGTCGCGTCAAGTCTCGAGTTCTGACAAGCTCGCCAGTTTGACGTTTCCTGGTTCGGCTGTGAACTCAACCTGTAGCCGACCATACGCCTACCGACACCGGCCGACAACATCGTCGGTGGTCAGCGCACCGGAGTGACCGGGCCGCCCATGATGTTGCCGACGATGCCCCGGATGACATTCGTGCCGTCTTCGACCCGCAGCTCGTCGTACCACTGCTGGGTGATCTGCGGATCCTTGGCGTGGGTGACATCGCAGCGTTTGCGTGCCCGCAACACCAGGTCTGCGGCTCGGTCGACGCGGGCTCGCTGGTAGGCCGCGAGTGCGGTGTGCACATCCCCCGGGTGATCGCGGAACGCCCACTGCAATGCCACCGCGTCCTCCATGGCCGAGCAGCCGCCCTGCCCGATGTCGGGGGTGGTGTTGTGCGCCGCGTCGCCGAGTAGCGCGACCCGGCCCTTGACCCAGGTGGAGAACGGGTCGAGGTCGGCGATCTCGACCCGGTTGGTGGTCATCGGGTCCAGCGTGTCGATCAGAGTCTGCACACCAGGTGCCCAGCCCCGGAAATGCTCGCGCAACACTTCGCGGGCGGTACCCGGCTCATAGGGCAGGCCGGGCGGTGCCACCACGTCGAAGAAGAAATAGAACCGCCCTCCGGCCACTGGCATCACCGAAACGCGTTGCCCGTCACCGACGTACGTGGTCCATTCGGTGGCAGGTCCGATGGCGTCGTCAGCGTCCACCAGGCCGTTGAAGTTGACGTAGCCGGCGTAGCGACGCGTCACCGGGGCACCCAGGACGTACTCGCGGGTGATGGAACTGGCTCCGTCTGCGCCGATGACGACGTCCGCGGTCGCGGTGGTGCCGTCGGCGAAGGTGGCGCTGGCCGAGCCAGGACCGTCCTGCACCGCCACCATTTTCATGCCGAAGTGGATGTCCTCGAGGCCGTAGGCCTGCATCAGCATCATCTGCAGATCGGCCCGGGCGATCGGGTAGGGCCGCTGGCCCACCTGGTCGATGAGCGGCTGCAGCGAGAATCGGCACATGGTGTCGCCGCTGTGCCCGTCCAGATAGCTCATGCTGTCGACGATGCCGCCCAGCGCGGCCGTCTGCTGCTCCAGCCCCAGATAGTTCAGACACTTGACCCCGTTGGACCAGACCGAGATGGCGGCACCGACGGGTTTGTTCTCGGTGACGCGTTCGTAGACTTCGGTGTCGATGCCGATCTGCCGCAACGCAAGTGCTGCGCTCATGCCGCCCATGCCGGCGCCGATGATGATGGCTTTCACTGGGCTCAGCTTCCGCGGTAGGTGGAGTAGGCGTACGGCGAGAGCAGCAGCGGTACGTGATATTTGGCTGCGGCGTCGGTGATCTCGAAGGAGATCACCACCTCGGGGTAGAAGCCGACCACACCTTGGGCTGCGAAATAGCTTGCGGTGTCGAAGGTCAGGCGGTACACCCCGGACAGCTCCTCGTCGGTGAGACTGGCGATCCGGCCGTCGTCATCCGTGCCGGCCTGGGCCAGGATGGCGCCCGCGGAGTCGGTCAAGGTGACCGCCACCCCGGCTCCGGGCCGGCCGGTGACGGCATTGAGAACATGGGTGCTCACGTGTGTCATGACCTAGATCCTGCCTCGCTCATCAGGCGCTCGAGTCGCAGGCGGTTGATCTTGGCGAGTTCGGCGCGCATCACCCGGCGCTCGGTCTCGGGATCGTTGTCCAGCCGTTCGGTCAGGATGGCCAGCAGTTCCTCGGCCGAGCGACCGCTGGCGCACACCAGATACACGTAGCCGAACTTCTCGTCGTACGCCTTGTTCTTGAGCGCCAGCTGGGCCTTGACGTCGTCACCGGCGGTGGTCACCGCAGCCTGCTCGCGGGCGGACGACGGGTTGTCCACTGCGGCGCCGATCCGGGGGTGGCCGTCGAGTGCCGCATCGATCTCGGCGTCGGGCAGCTCGGCCAGCACCCGGTCGGCCCGGTCCAACAGCGCGTCGACGCTGCGAAAAGGTGCGCCCGCCAGAACACGACGGGCCCAGATCGTGGAGCTGCACACCCCGAAGAGCAGGTGCATCCGCTGCCGGTCGGTCAGGGCGTTGAAGTCTTCCAGGCTCGGCATCTACTGCAACTCGTTGAGCCGGCTGAACCGCGCGGCCGCAATGGGATTGGCATCGGCCACCAGATCGGTGAACCGGTAGTTGGCGATCTTCTCCACCTCGATCAGTGCGAAGGCGCGTTCGGCCGCCGGGGAATTGTCGATCCGAGACCATCCGTTCTTGAGCACCCGGTCGAAGTGCTCGGTCTCCCGGGCACAGATGATCAAAGGGAAACCGAAGTGTTCACGATAGGCGGCGGCCAGCTGCACCACGTCATTGTGGTCGCTCTCATCGAGATTGGACAATGCGACGTGATCGACGGCCAGGGCGGCCCCGGTGTCGTCCTCGGCCCCCAGGTCCGGGAAGGCGTTGAGTAGCTCGAGCTGCTGGTCGCCGGTGCCGGTGAGCACCGCGTCCTGGAACGCTTCGCGCAGCGCCCTGGTGGTGGCAAAGGGCCGCTGGCTGTAGGCCCGCTCGATCGCCCAGGGGACGTCCTGCACCACGTGACCGAACACCTCGGTGAAGCGTTGCGCGGTCATCGCATTCACTTCGTCGAGGGTGATGGAGCCGCCGCCGGCAACCCGGGCGCCGAGGCCGCCGGTGTGGAAGAACACGATGTTCAACACGATCGCCGTGACGGCGCCGATGCTGATGCCGGAGCCGAAGATCAGATCCAGCCCGGTGGGCATGGCCGAGGCGATGTCGGGATACGCCGTGACCCACAGGGCCAGCGCCAGGCTGGTGGTCACGATGATCAGGTTGCGGTGATCGGTGAAGTCGACCTTGCCCAGGGTCTGGATGCCGACGACCGCGACGGTCGCGAACAGCGTCAGTGCCGCGCCACCGAGCACCGGGTTGGGGATGGAGGCGACGATGGCGGCCACCTTGGGCAGGAAGCCCAGCAGGATCATGAAAACCCCGGCCGCGGCGACCACCCAGCGGCTACGCACGCCGGTGAGGCGGACCAGGCCGACGTTCTCGGAGAATGCGGTGTAGGGGAAGGAATTGAAGACACCGCCGATGGTGGTGGCCAGTCCATCGGCGCGCAGCATCCGGCCGATGTCGGCGGCCTTGATGCGCTTGCCGACGATCTCGCCGGTGGCGATGGTGGAGCCGGTCGACTCCACGGCGGTGATCAGCAGGACGATGATCATGGTCAGGCAGGCCACGAAGTCGAACTTGGGCAGCCCGAACAGGAACGGCGGTGTGAAGCCCACGGCGGCCGCCTCGCCCACCCGGTCGAAGTTCATGTCGCCGAGGGCGTAGGCGACGGTGCAGCCGATCACCAGACCCAGCAGGACGGCGATGGTGGCCAGGAACCCGCGGAACAGTCGCTGAATCGCCACGATCACGGCGATGGTGCCCAGGGCGTACAGCAGCCAGCGCAGGTTGGTCGGGTCCGGTTCATGGGTGGTCGGATTGGTGACCGCGTCCATCGCGCCCACGGGGACCAAGCACAGGCCGATGATGGTGATCAGCGTCCCGGTGACCACCGGCGGGAAGAACTTGAGCAGCTTGATGAACACCGGTGCGATCAGGAAGGTGAAGACACCCGCGACGATCACCGCGCCGTAAACGTAGACCATGCTGGCCGAGCCGCCGCCGTTCGCCAGTCCGATCGCGATGATGGGGGACACCCCTGCGAAGGTGACGCCCTGCAGCAGCGGCAGCCGCACCCCCACCTTCCAGAAGCCGACGGCTTGGATGATGGAGGCGATGCCGCAGGTGAACAGGTCTGCGGTGATCAGCATGACCAGCTCTTGTTCGGACAACCCCACCGCGCCGGCGATGATGATGGGCACCAGCACCGCGCCGGCGTAGAACGCCACGACATGCTGGAAGCCGTAGGTGGCCAACTTGGGGACCGGCAGCAGCTCGTCGACAGGGTGGACGCGCTTGCCTGTGGTCGGTTTCGCCGGGGCGGACATCGTGCAAGTTTCCGGCAGTCCGACAATGTTCGCATGTCGAGCGACGCGCGGGTGACCGGAGTGGTGCTGGCGGCCGGCGCGGGCACGCGCTTCGGCATGCCGAAAGTGCTTGCTGCGCAGGGTGCGTGGCTGCGCCAGGCCATTTCGGCGCTGGCGGGGGGCGGCTGCGACGACGTGGTGGTGGTTCTGGGGGCGGCGGTGGTGGACGTGCCCGCTCCGGCCCGTGCGGTACTGGCGCCGGACTGGTCCGACGGCATGAGTGCCTCGCTGCGGGCCGGTCTGGCCGCTGCGGCCGGGGCCCGGGGGGTGGTGTTGCACCTGGTGGACACCCCCGACGTCGGCGCCGACGTCGTGCGCCGCGTGCTGGCCTCCGATGCGGAGCTGGCGCGCGCGGTCTATCGCGGCCGTCCCGGACATCCGGTCTACATCGGGGCGGCGCACTGGCCGGCGCTGGTGGCCGGTCTGGTCGGGGACCAGGGGGCGCGGGCGTTCCTGTCCGGCCGGCAGGACGTGGTCACCGTCGAATGCGGGGACCTGGCGACCGGTGCCGACATCGACACCCCCGAGGCGATGCGCTGAGCGCTCAGCGGGGCAGCAACCCGAGCGCCCGCACCGCGTCCCGTTCGTCGCGCAGCTCGGCCACCGAGGCGTCGATGCGGGTGCGCGAGAACGGATTGATGTCCAGACCCTCGACGATCTGCCAGCGACCGTCTGCCGCGCGGCACGGGAACGAACAGACCAGACCCTCGTCGACGCCGTAGGCCCCGGGGGAGGGCAGCGCCACCGACGTCCAGTCCCCGGCCGGGGTGCCGTGCACCCAGTCGTCGATGTGGTCGATGGCACCGTTGGCCGCCGATGCCGCCGAACTGGCTCCGCGGGCCTCGATGATCGCGGTACCGCGGCGCGCCACAGTGGGAATGAAATCGTCCGTCAGCCAATGGGTGTCGGCGGCGTAGTCGGCCCCGGACCGACCGCCGACGGTGGCGTGGAAGATGTCCGGGTACTGCGTGGGGGAATGATTGCCCCAGATCGTCATCTGCGTGATCTCGGTGACCGGCACCCGGGCATGCCGGGCCATGGCGGCGATGGCCCGATTGTGGTCCAGGCGGGTCAAGGCGGTGAACCGGTCGGCCGGGATGTCGGGGGCGTGGGCTGCCGCGACCAGTGCGTTGGTGTTGGCGGGATTGCCCACCACCAGGACCCGCACGTCGGCGCCCGCGCCGGCGTTCAGGGCCCGGCCCGCGGTCGCGAAGATCTCGGCGTTGGCCGACAGCAGATCCGCGCGTTCCATGCCCTTGGTGCGCGGGCGGGCGCCGATCAGCAACGCGACGTCCACCCCGTCGAACGCGCGCACCGGATCGTCATGGATCTCGGTGCCCACCAACAGCGGAAACGCCCCGTCATCGAGTTCCATCACCACACCCTCGGAGGCACGAACGGCAGCCGGGAGCTCCACCAGCCGCAGCACCACCGGGGTGTCGTGGCCGAGCATGGCGCCCGCGGCGATGCGGAACAGGGCGGCGTAGCCGATGCTGCCTGCTGCGCCGGTGACGGCAACGATCTGGGGGCGGGGCATCTGCGACTCCTGCGGCTGGGGACGGGCTCGGCCGCCAGTCTGGCATTGCGCCGGTCAGGGCAGCCCCAGTGCCCCCGTCGCGAACCGGCGTACCGCGTGCTCGGCGGTGGTCAGCGCCGCCTGGTGGCCGGTGCGGGCCCGCGCGGTGATGCGGCCGTCGGCCGGGTCGAGCACCACCTCGGCCAGCATCTCGCCTGTGGTGGGCTCGCTCACCGCCCAGGTGAACCGGCGCTCGTCGAGCCAGTCGCGGGTGCACCGGGCGACGTACTCCGGGTCTGGCTCACCGAGGGCCGCCAGCGCCGGGCGGTCGTCCACCCGGTCGTCGGCCCGCAGTGCACGCAGATACCAACTGCCGGCGTTGATCTCGACGGGCTCCACGTCGGCCATTATGCGGCGTCGGCGGGCGACAGCTGCGGGATGTCCCGGTCGTGTGTCGCGGAGGCATCAGCATCGGCATCGGCCGTCTTCTCGGTCTCTTGAGTTTCTGCTGCATCTTCGGTTTCTGCGGTGTCCTGGGTGTCTGCGTCTTCGGTCTCGGCGGGGGAGTCTTCGCTGTCTTCTGCGGCGGGTTGCTCGGACGAACCGGGCTCGCCCTCGGTGTCTGTCTCGTCGTCGTGGCGATCCTCGGGACCGGTGTCCTCGGGCTCTGCGTCCGGTTCGGGTGAATCCGAATGTGCAGTCCTCTCAGCCACTTTCGCGACGTCGAGGGCCGGGACGACACCGACCGGAACCTTCTCGCCCACCGGCACATCGCGGCGGTAGCCCAGATCCACCAACGCCTTCAGTGCAGGCTCCAGCAGTTTCAGTGGGGGTTCCAGCACCGGGCGCAGCACCGGAACGTGCTCGATGAGTTGGTACACCGGCATCAGCAACGGCAGGTGAGGTGCGGCGATGGTGACGAAGCGGACGCCGGTCTCCTCGTCGACGTAGGTCATGTTCGGATCGTCGATGACCTCGCCCAGATCGGCATGCTGATAATCCAGATGCAGGTAGTACCAGCCCAGCGCGGCGTTGAGTGCGGTCAGCGGCAGCAGGGGGTACGCCGGGAAGTCGGAGATCGGATCGTATTCGTAGGCGATGTCGGTCACCGGGA from Mycolicibacterium tokaiense includes the following:
- the uraD gene encoding 2-oxo-4-hydroxy-4-carboxy-5-ureidoimidazoline decarboxylase, translated to MPSLEDFNALTDRQRMHLLFGVCSSTIWARRVLAGAPFRSVDALLDRADRVLAELPDAEIDAALDGHPRIGAAVDNPSSAREQAAVTTAGDDVKAQLALKNKAYDEKFGYVYLVCASGRSAEELLAILTERLDNDPETERRVMRAELAKINRLRLERLMSEAGSRS
- a CDS encoding FAD binding domain-containing protein, which produces MDLHTVEVVDIATSRDDVWPLGPHDAVLAGGTWLFSEPQTQLRRLVDITGLDWQPWVIGRDELEIAATCTIEQVAALSDELPTLCPQWRAAPLLRQCCEALLMSFKIWHTATVGGNVCLSFPAGAIISLLSALDGTVTVWRADGSQYRVAITDFVTGDSTNVLSAGDLLRSVHLPAHALRAQTQMRKLAPSELGRSGIVVIGRRDTIADGGRFWLSITAATVRPYVFVFETAPTDHQIEVEHDRIPDHEWTRDAHGDPDWRRGVTLQLARDVCAALR
- a CDS encoding STAS domain-containing protein, with protein sequence MSTKPISTTFERAVVAWHDDHVTITLAGDLDAANAEDFGRFVTAHLRPGRALHVDLSTLQFFGTAGFSALHMVNVGCAAAGIRWTVSASEPVARVLRICDPDRTLPVVTTHSS
- a CDS encoding ATP-binding protein, which produces MFESESSDTASVRSPKAVELRIDAQLENLAVVRTVIGAIGTFEDLDLDAVADLRLAVDEACTRLIKSAAKDATLVLVIDPRPNELVIDVSTSSTTEDVLTPGSFSWHVLTSLTDDVSTFRNGSDVDGLGPVFGISLTTRRVSPAR
- a CDS encoding RNA polymerase sigma factor SigF, coding for MTPPGSQGSASRTGASRSSSEYADVPDMFRELAELPPDSRQFQRQRDRIVERCLPLADHIARRFDGRGEPRDDLVQVARVGLVNAVIRFDVNAGSDFVSFAVPTIMGEVRRHFRDNSWSVKVPRRLKELHLRLGSATAELSQRLGRAPTPTELAEELGMDRDEVVEGLVAGSSYNTLSIDSGGSGNEDAPAIADTLGDVDLTLDQIENREALRPLLESLPERERTVVVLRFFESLTQTQIAERIGVSQMHVSRLLARALTRLRDQLE
- a CDS encoding nucleotidyltransferase family protein, which codes for MSSDARVTGVVLAAGAGTRFGMPKVLAAQGAWLRQAISALAGGGCDDVVVVLGAAVVDVPAPARAVLAPDWSDGMSASLRAGLAAAAGARGVVLHLVDTPDVGADVVRRVLASDAELARAVYRGRPGHPVYIGAAHWPALVAGLVGDQGARAFLSGRQDVVTVECGDLATGADIDTPEAMR
- a CDS encoding solute carrier family 23 protein yields the protein MSAPAKPTTGKRVHPVDELLPVPKLATYGFQHVVAFYAGAVLVPIIIAGAVGLSEQELVMLITADLFTCGIASIIQAVGFWKVGVRLPLLQGVTFAGVSPIIAIGLANGGGSASMVYVYGAVIVAGVFTFLIAPVFIKLLKFFPPVVTGTLITIIGLCLVPVGAMDAVTNPTTHEPDPTNLRWLLYALGTIAVIVAIQRLFRGFLATIAVLLGLVIGCTVAYALGDMNFDRVGEAAAVGFTPPFLFGLPKFDFVACLTMIIVLLITAVESTGSTIATGEIVGKRIKAADIGRMLRADGLATTIGGVFNSFPYTAFSENVGLVRLTGVRSRWVVAAAGVFMILLGFLPKVAAIVASIPNPVLGGAALTLFATVAVVGIQTLGKVDFTDHRNLIIVTTSLALALWVTAYPDIASAMPTGLDLIFGSGISIGAVTAIVLNIVFFHTGGLGARVAGGGSITLDEVNAMTAQRFTEVFGHVVQDVPWAIERAYSQRPFATTRALREAFQDAVLTGTGDQQLELLNAFPDLGAEDDTGAALAVDHVALSNLDESDHNDVVQLAAAYREHFGFPLIICARETEHFDRVLKNGWSRIDNSPAAERAFALIEVEKIANYRFTDLVADANPIAAARFSRLNELQ
- a CDS encoding malate dehydrogenase, translated to MPRPQIVAVTGAAGSIGYAALFRIAAGAMLGHDTPVVLRLVELPAAVRASEGVVMELDDGAFPLLVGTEIHDDPVRAFDGVDVALLIGARPRTKGMERADLLSANAEIFATAGRALNAGAGADVRVLVVGNPANTNALVAAAHAPDIPADRFTALTRLDHNRAIAAMARHARVPVTEITQMTIWGNHSPTQYPDIFHATVGGRSGADYAADTHWLTDDFIPTVARRGTAIIEARGASSAASAANGAIDHIDDWVHGTPAGDWTSVALPSPGAYGVDEGLVCSFPCRAADGRWQIVEGLDINPFSRTRIDASVAELRDERDAVRALGLLPR
- a CDS encoding PE-PPE domain-containing protein — protein: MRPIQASMFAVATAVCVALAPVPAPQLRLAARTVLLVPGNLNPTANGVEKDLDHYFDPADPNFGFPGYDVVRVPWRADSFGLFPGYTASQNDGIAKLHAAIDRYSDVDDEDDLDKLVVAGYSSGALVAAHEIAAQSGLLSPEQLEFILIGGPYRGNGGVLERFPTVTGWLGVRGPLPDTDFPVTDIAYEYDPISDFPAYPLLPLTALNAALGWYYLHLDYQHADLGEVIDDPNMTYVDEETGVRFVTIAAPHLPLLMPVYQLIEHVPVLRPVLEPPLKLLEPALKALVDLGYRRDVPVGEKVPVGVVPALDVAKVAERTAHSDSPEPDAEPEDTGPEDRHDDETDTEGEPGSSEQPAAEDSEDSPAETEDADTQDTAETEDAAETQETEKTADADADASATHDRDIPQLSPADAA
- the hpxO gene encoding FAD-dependent urate hydroxylase HpxO codes for the protein MKAIIIGAGMGGMSAALALRQIGIDTEVYERVTENKPVGAAISVWSNGVKCLNYLGLEQQTAALGGIVDSMSYLDGHSGDTMCRFSLQPLIDQVGQRPYPIARADLQMMLMQAYGLEDIHFGMKMVAVQDGPGSASATFADGTTATADVVIGADGASSITREYVLGAPVTRRYAGYVNFNGLVDADDAIGPATEWTTYVGDGQRVSVMPVAGGRFYFFFDVVAPPGLPYEPGTAREVLREHFRGWAPGVQTLIDTLDPMTTNRVEIADLDPFSTWVKGRVALLGDAAHNTTPDIGQGGCSAMEDAVALQWAFRDHPGDVHTALAAYQRARVDRAADLVLRARKRCDVTHAKDPQITQQWYDELRVEDGTNVIRGIVGNIMGGPVTPVR
- the uraH gene encoding hydroxyisourate hydrolase, which produces MTHVSTHVLNAVTGRPGAGVAVTLTDSAGAILAQAGTDDDGRIASLTDEELSGVYRLTFDTASYFAAQGVVGFYPEVVISFEITDAAAKYHVPLLLSPYAYSTYRGS